Within the Trueperaceae bacterium genome, the region GGCCCGCGCTCCGGCGCGCCGTCACAGCGGCGGCGTGAACCTGCCGTCGACGGCCGTCCAACCGCCGTCGACGTAGAGTAGGGAGCCGGTCACGAAGCTGGAGGCGTCGGAGGCGAGGAACACGACCGCGCCCACGAGCTCGCTCGGCTGCGCCCAGCGCCCCAGCGCG harbors:
- a CDS encoding SDR family oxidoreductase, which produces HGVRANAVAPGVVETPLTKQIKDQPAWYDAYARKSALGRWAQPSELVGAVVFLASDASSFVTGSLLYVDGGWTAVDGRFTPPL